One Herbaspirillum rubrisubalbicans genomic window carries:
- a CDS encoding GGDEF domain-containing protein, with translation MSLSRTLQIRLTLAASAAVVLTAAVLCALVLGGSAQGIVLAAVVLVLLSVLSCWLLVRQLLQPLAALETDLQQMQQQHQQMLEQRDDARSHLEEMEKTLARVGLEDALTGLANRRQFERGLLEEFNRAARTNLSLAIIMIDIDFFDEYNATYGRMAGDKVLRRVGSAIRDTNVRPEDLLSRFGAQEIAVLLPGSRLEGALIVAERIRKSIEQLNIEHSASPSGRVTISIGIAAVAPQRQVDEPDTVLRESEQALALAKASGRDCIRTTEDLKQTH, from the coding sequence ATGTCCCTGTCCCGCACACTTCAAATCCGCCTGACCCTGGCCGCTAGCGCCGCCGTGGTCCTCACTGCTGCCGTGCTGTGCGCCCTGGTCCTGGGCGGCAGTGCGCAAGGCATCGTCTTGGCCGCCGTGGTGCTGGTCTTGTTGTCGGTGCTGTCGTGCTGGCTGCTGGTGCGGCAACTGCTGCAGCCGCTGGCCGCACTGGAAACCGATCTGCAGCAGATGCAGCAACAACACCAGCAAATGCTGGAGCAACGCGACGACGCCCGCTCGCACCTGGAAGAAATGGAAAAGACCCTGGCTCGGGTAGGTCTGGAAGACGCACTCACGGGCCTGGCCAACCGCCGCCAGTTCGAGCGCGGCCTGTTGGAAGAATTCAATCGTGCTGCTCGTACCAATCTGTCGCTGGCCATCATCATGATCGACATCGACTTCTTCGATGAGTACAACGCCACCTATGGCCGCATGGCCGGTGACAAGGTGCTGCGCCGGGTGGGCAGTGCCATTCGCGATACCAACGTGCGACCGGAAGACCTGCTCTCGCGCTTCGGTGCCCAGGAAATCGCGGTCCTGTTGCCGGGCTCGCGGCTGGAAGGCGCACTCATCGTGGCCGAGCGTATCCGCAAGTCGATCGAGCAGCTCAACATCGAACACAGCGCCAGCCCCAGCGGCCGCGTGACCATCAGCATCGGGATTGCCGCCGTGGCGCCGCAGCGCCAGGTGGACGAACCCGACACCGTGCTGCGCGAATCGGAACAGGCGCTGGCCCTGGCCAAGGCCTCTGGCCGCGATTGCATCCGCACCACCGAGGATCTGAAGCAGACGCATTGA
- a CDS encoding glutamine amidotransferase, giving the protein MKTAIAIRHVHFEDLGILHEVLREQAYALTYLDACIDDLDTPLVQQADLLIVLGGPIGAYDDARYPFLASELAAITRRLMRDAPTLGICLGAQLMARALGADVAPMGVKEIGYAPLSLTEAGRHSPLAALEDVPVLHWHGDHFEIPAQATHLAGSALCAQQAFAVGRQVLALQFHLEADPKRIEQWLVGHACELDHAGIDPRHLRDAAQRLGGTLQQAARHVVTQWLAGLIEDEQKD; this is encoded by the coding sequence ATGAAAACCGCGATTGCAATCCGCCATGTCCATTTCGAGGATCTCGGCATCCTCCATGAGGTATTGCGAGAACAGGCTTATGCACTGACCTATCTCGATGCCTGCATCGACGACCTGGATACGCCGCTGGTGCAGCAGGCCGATCTGCTGATCGTGCTGGGCGGTCCGATCGGCGCCTATGACGATGCCCGCTACCCCTTCCTGGCCAGCGAACTGGCAGCGATCACGCGCAGGCTCATGCGAGACGCCCCCACCCTGGGTATCTGCCTGGGCGCACAATTGATGGCTCGGGCCCTGGGGGCCGACGTCGCGCCCATGGGGGTGAAGGAAATCGGTTACGCGCCGCTGTCCTTGACCGAGGCGGGCCGGCATTCGCCGCTGGCCGCACTGGAAGACGTCCCAGTGCTGCATTGGCATGGCGACCACTTCGAAATTCCCGCACAGGCCACGCACCTGGCCGGTTCGGCGCTCTGTGCGCAGCAGGCCTTTGCCGTGGGCAGGCAGGTGCTGGCACTGCAGTTCCATCTGGAAGCCGACCCTAAGCGCATCGAACAATGGCTGGTAGGCCACGCCTGCGAGCTGGACCATGCCGGCATCGATCCGCGACACCTGCGCGATGCCGCCCAGCGCCTGGGCGGCACGCTGCAGCAGGCCGCTCGCCACGTGGTGACGCAATGGCTGGCCGGCTTGATTGAGGATGAACAAAAGGACTAG
- a CDS encoding attG domain containing protein encodes MPTLLRAPLRLLSCALLTAAVLLSGCDRRIDGELAAHEAAQTTLGVTPKQFAARFNSRLADVLKDMQVEEPEHMAHLYMLDASRLHPGQYEYVLDTKVGPAQTTLIGTLNQAGQLRNVGVMLTNRSQGARDEFLICAASAARSFISDAKDQARLLPLITRLTTVALDNPGQRMTEVVADQLLSVELVQQGVLFQVQPRQ; translated from the coding sequence ATGCCGACACTCCTCCGCGCCCCGCTGCGTCTTTTGTCCTGCGCCCTGTTGACGGCCGCCGTATTGCTCAGCGGTTGCGACCGTCGCATCGATGGCGAACTGGCCGCGCACGAAGCTGCCCAGACCACGCTGGGGGTCACGCCCAAGCAGTTCGCGGCGCGCTTCAACAGCCGCCTGGCCGATGTGCTCAAGGACATGCAGGTGGAAGAGCCCGAGCACATGGCCCATCTCTACATGCTGGACGCTTCGCGCCTGCACCCCGGCCAATACGAATACGTGCTCGACACCAAGGTCGGCCCGGCCCAGACCACCCTCATCGGCACCCTCAACCAAGCCGGCCAACTGCGCAACGTGGGCGTGATGCTCACCAACCGCAGCCAGGGCGCGCGTGACGAATTTCTGATCTGTGCCGCCAGTGCCGCGCGCAGCTTCATTTCCGACGCAAAGGATCAGGCCAGGCTGCTGCCACTGATCACCCGCCTGACCACGGTGGCCCTGGACAATCCCGGCCAGCGCATGACCGAAGTCGTGGCCGACCAATTGCTTTCGGTAGAACTGGTACAGCAAGGTGTGTTGTTCCAGGTGCAACCTCGACAATAA
- a CDS encoding cold-shock protein, whose protein sequence is MSTQTGVVKWFNDAKGFGFITPDAGGADVFAHFQDIQSNGFRSLSENQRVSFDRGVGPKGEKATNIKVIA, encoded by the coding sequence ATGAGCACTCAAACCGGCGTAGTCAAATGGTTCAACGATGCCAAGGGCTTCGGCTTCATCACTCCTGATGCCGGCGGCGCCGACGTCTTCGCGCACTTCCAGGACATCCAGTCCAACGGCTTCCGTAGCCTGTCGGAAAACCAGCGCGTGTCCTTCGACCGCGGTGTCGGCCCCAAGGGTGAAAAGGCCACCAACATCAAGGTCATCGCCTAA
- a CDS encoding methyltransferase regulatory domain-containing protein — MNNWNDGYVVDIAYTYGYYPGMNPARLPLAFAFHGLQAPAIQTACELGFGQGLSTNFHAAASTTRWWGNDFNPMQAAFAQELAAASGSGAQLEDSSFSHFCRRDDLPDFDFIALHGIWSWVSQDNRDILFDFIDRKLKPGGVLYLSYNTQPGWSAFLPLRELLVQHTQLAGNQEQGLPTSARIEAALAFAARMFETDPVYAQANPFMRDRLKILQQQPVSYLAHEYFNRDWHAETFAEIHRRFSPAGLQFACPAHYIDHLDMANLTPAQRQCLSVIDDPVLYQSTRDFMVNQTFRRDYWVRGGQLLDERQRVQALALQSVVLLTEPDKVPLTIQNVASEITLNRLIYEPILQALSDYQPHTLVDLAASLAHRNLNLSQVIDSALMLIGTGHAAPLPAEVDAATQAQIARRTADLNAYLLQRATLVLPDSQEGEISHLVSPVTGGGVKVDQVEQLLLLARSVCGDDVDAWPAEVWRHISAQGKRLVREGVRLEGEQENLAELAAQARLFARTRLPLLRALQVV; from the coding sequence TTGAACAACTGGAACGACGGTTACGTTGTTGATATCGCCTATACCTACGGCTACTACCCCGGCATGAATCCGGCGCGCCTGCCACTGGCTTTCGCTTTCCACGGTCTGCAGGCGCCGGCCATCCAGACTGCCTGCGAGCTGGGTTTCGGCCAGGGCTTGTCGACCAACTTCCATGCGGCGGCGTCCACCACCCGCTGGTGGGGCAATGACTTCAATCCCATGCAGGCGGCCTTCGCCCAGGAGCTGGCCGCGGCCAGCGGCAGCGGCGCGCAACTGGAGGATTCCAGTTTCTCGCATTTCTGCCGTCGCGACGACTTGCCGGACTTCGACTTCATCGCCCTGCACGGGATCTGGAGCTGGGTCTCGCAGGACAATCGCGACATCCTCTTCGATTTCATCGACCGCAAGCTCAAGCCAGGCGGCGTGCTCTACCTGAGCTACAACACCCAGCCGGGCTGGTCGGCTTTCCTGCCTTTGCGCGAGCTGCTGGTGCAGCATACGCAACTGGCTGGCAACCAGGAGCAGGGCTTGCCCACGTCGGCCCGCATCGAGGCCGCGCTGGCCTTTGCCGCGCGCATGTTCGAGACCGATCCGGTCTATGCCCAGGCCAATCCCTTCATGCGTGACCGCTTGAAGATCCTGCAGCAGCAGCCAGTGAGCTACCTGGCGCATGAATACTTCAATCGCGACTGGCACGCCGAAACCTTTGCCGAGATCCATCGTCGCTTCTCGCCGGCCGGCTTGCAGTTCGCCTGTCCGGCGCACTACATCGATCACCTGGACATGGCCAACCTCACGCCGGCCCAGCGCCAGTGCCTGTCAGTGATCGACGATCCGGTGCTCTACCAGAGCACGCGTGACTTCATGGTCAACCAGACCTTCCGTCGCGATTACTGGGTGCGCGGCGGACAGTTGCTCGACGAACGCCAGCGGGTGCAGGCACTGGCGCTGCAAAGCGTGGTGTTGCTGACCGAACCCGACAAGGTGCCGTTGACGATCCAGAACGTCGCCTCCGAGATCACCCTCAATCGCCTCATCTACGAACCCATCCTGCAAGCGCTGTCGGACTACCAGCCGCATACCCTGGTGGACCTGGCGGCCTCGCTGGCGCATCGCAACCTGAACCTGTCGCAGGTGATCGATTCGGCCCTGATGCTGATCGGCACCGGTCATGCTGCGCCCTTGCCAGCCGAAGTCGATGCCGCCACCCAGGCCCAGATCGCGCGCCGCACGGCAGACCTCAATGCCTACCTGTTGCAGCGTGCCACCCTGGTGCTGCCCGACAGCCAGGAGGGAGAGATCAGTCATCTGGTCAGTCCGGTCACCGGTGGCGGGGTCAAGGTGGACCAGGTCGAGCAATTGCTGTTGCTGGCGCGCAGCGTCTGCGGCGACGACGTCGACGCCTGGCCGGCCGAGGTCTGGCGCCACATTTCTGCCCAGGGCAAGCGCCTGGTGCGCGAGGGTGTGCGGCTCGAAGGGGAACAGGAAAACCTGGCCGAGCTGGCAGCACAGGCGCGGCTTTTCGCACGCACGCGCTTGCCCTTGCTGCGTGCCTTGCAGGTGGTCTGA
- a CDS encoding helix-turn-helix transcriptional regulator: MRRADRLFQITQYLRGRRLTTARQLAQWLSVSERTVYRDIRDLSLSGVPVDGEAGVGYRIKPGYDLPPLMFNTDEIDALVIGMRMVQAWGGPQLAASAASALAKVVLALPKEKRDFVEATPLFAPAMQDDCGQGERLEAIRQAISSRHKLLLHYTDAQQRSSQRVVWPLGLAFFGGTWLLAAWCERREDFRSFRLDRVQQMRAQSHYPDRNGRRLNDFVRAMQRQARAEQAIQPTT, translated from the coding sequence ATGCGCCGAGCCGATCGCCTGTTCCAGATCACCCAGTACCTGCGGGGACGCCGTCTCACCACGGCGCGCCAGTTGGCGCAGTGGCTGTCGGTGTCGGAGCGCACGGTGTATCGCGACATCCGCGACCTGTCGCTGTCGGGCGTGCCGGTCGATGGCGAAGCCGGGGTCGGCTATCGCATCAAGCCCGGCTATGACCTGCCGCCGCTGATGTTCAACACCGACGAGATCGATGCACTGGTGATCGGAATGCGCATGGTGCAAGCCTGGGGCGGGCCGCAACTGGCCGCCTCGGCGGCCTCGGCCCTGGCCAAGGTGGTGCTGGCCCTGCCCAAGGAAAAGCGCGATTTCGTCGAGGCCACACCGCTGTTTGCACCGGCCATGCAGGACGATTGCGGCCAGGGCGAGCGGCTCGAAGCGATTCGTCAGGCCATCAGTAGCCGCCACAAGCTGCTGCTGCACTATACCGATGCCCAGCAGCGCAGCAGCCAGCGCGTGGTGTGGCCGCTGGGGCTGGCCTTCTTCGGTGGCACCTGGCTGCTGGCCGCCTGGTGCGAACGCCGCGAGGACTTCCGATCCTTCCGCCTGGACCGCGTGCAGCAAATGCGCGCGCAAAGCCATTACCCCGACCGCAATGGCCGCCGCCTGAACGATTTCGTGCGCGCCATGCAACGCCAGGCAAGGGCCGAGCAGGCCATCCAGCCGACCACCTGA
- the ptsJ gene encoding transcriptional regulator PtsJ: MKIQGKTAADIFECVRALVQTQRLQAGQALPPVRELAEQLGLNRNTVAAAYRRLATAGIAITQGRLGTVIRAPAAPGEEEGSQGDTALTDLADGNPNPAWLPDLAQTWRSIAYQPRLYGAPTVNAGLAQFMMQWCRPDCPPEFELDLTHGAVDAIERLLAAHLRHGDKVAVEDPCFLASINLLRSSGWQSVGVGMDEQGMLPEALQAALNRGVQALILTPRAHNPTGASLSRRRARALSAILEKHPHVLVIVDDHFALLSGQPYHSVIPRQASRWALVRSFSKALGPDVRVAAVASDAATSRLLRTRLSAGSNWVSHFLQDAIEFIITQPETAGLMQRARSAYGQCRQHLESALAAQDIACWSQGDGLNLWLPLPLSIDDQAVALAMARQGWLVRPGSVFAVQQAVSGLRITVSTLDEDLSQALAADLRQCLG, from the coding sequence ATGAAAATTCAAGGCAAGACAGCAGCAGACATCTTCGAATGCGTGCGCGCCCTGGTGCAGACCCAGCGCCTGCAAGCCGGCCAGGCGCTGCCGCCGGTGCGCGAGTTGGCCGAACAGCTGGGCCTCAATCGCAATACGGTGGCAGCGGCCTATCGGCGCCTGGCCACGGCCGGTATCGCCATCACCCAGGGCCGGCTGGGCACGGTCATCCGCGCGCCTGCGGCCCCCGGCGAAGAAGAAGGCAGCCAGGGCGACACGGCCCTGACCGACCTGGCCGATGGCAACCCCAACCCGGCATGGCTGCCGGACCTGGCGCAAACCTGGCGCAGCATCGCCTACCAGCCCAGGCTGTATGGCGCGCCAACCGTCAATGCGGGCCTGGCGCAATTCATGATGCAGTGGTGCCGCCCGGATTGTCCGCCCGAATTTGAACTGGACCTCACCCATGGCGCGGTCGACGCCATCGAACGCCTGCTGGCGGCCCATCTCCGCCATGGCGACAAGGTGGCGGTGGAAGATCCCTGCTTCCTGGCCAGCATCAATCTGCTGCGCAGTTCAGGCTGGCAGTCGGTCGGCGTGGGCATGGATGAGCAAGGCATGTTGCCCGAGGCCTTGCAGGCTGCGCTCAACCGCGGCGTGCAGGCGCTGATCCTGACCCCGCGCGCGCACAACCCCACCGGGGCCAGCCTGAGCCGGCGACGCGCCCGTGCACTGAGCGCCATCCTGGAAAAACACCCGCACGTACTGGTGATCGTCGATGACCACTTCGCGCTGCTCTCGGGCCAGCCTTATCACTCGGTGATCCCGCGCCAGGCCAGCCGCTGGGCGCTGGTGCGTTCGTTTTCCAAGGCGCTGGGGCCGGATGTGCGGGTGGCCGCTGTGGCCAGCGATGCGGCCACCTCGCGCCTGTTGCGCACGCGCCTGAGCGCAGGCAGCAACTGGGTCAGTCACTTCCTGCAGGACGCCATTGAGTTCATCATCACGCAGCCAGAGACGGCCGGCCTGATGCAGCGCGCGCGCTCGGCCTACGGCCAATGTCGCCAACATCTGGAGTCGGCCTTGGCGGCACAGGACATTGCCTGTTGGTCCCAGGGCGATGGCCTGAACCTGTGGCTGCCCTTGCCCTTGAGCATCGATGATCAGGCCGTGGCGCTGGCGATGGCGCGCCAGGGTTGGCTGGTGCGTCCGGGTTCGGTGTTCGCCGTGCAGCAGGCCGTCAGCGGGCTGCGCATCACCGTCTCCACCCTGGATGAAGACCTGTCACAGGCACTGGCGGCCGATCTGCGGCAATGCTTGGGATGA
- a CDS encoding DUF2325 domain-containing protein — protein MHTAATAARSSSAHPVRLDDRCVLCVGGLTGARNHYRTEIETRAGRFLHHDGGREDNLHRLTPMLAAADIVICASGNISHNAYHLVKSTCKKLGKPCVLVKGTGIASFLDGLGHLAASEAPQEGRSARGDRVLRGKR, from the coding sequence ATGCATACTGCTGCCACCGCTGCCCGCTCTTCCTCCGCCCACCCAGTCAGGCTCGATGATCGCTGTGTGCTCTGCGTGGGTGGTTTGACCGGCGCCCGCAATCACTACCGGACCGAGATCGAAACCCGCGCCGGGCGCTTCCTGCATCATGACGGTGGGCGCGAGGACAACCTGCATCGCTTGACGCCCATGCTGGCCGCGGCTGACATCGTCATCTGCGCCTCCGGCAACATCAGTCACAACGCCTATCACCTGGTCAAGAGCACCTGCAAGAAACTGGGCAAGCCCTGCGTGCTGGTCAAGGGCACCGGCATTGCCTCCTTCCTCGACGGCCTGGGTCATCTGGCCGCCAGCGAAGCGCCGCAGGAAGGCCGTTCGGCACGCGGCGACCGGGTCTTGCGCGGCAAGCGCTAG
- a CDS encoding methyl-accepting chemotaxis protein, producing MRTNLPITTIERLLEDGKSIVSKTDLQGNITYVNPYFVEISGFEEVELIGAPQNIVRHPEMPREAFADMWATLKEGLPWNGLVKNRCKNGDYYWVQANVTPVRENGRAVGYMSVRTRPSREQVQAAENAYRRFVAGQARGLRIHRGAVASTGIMGWLQGLRDLSMAKRLAWMMSILTLLVITGGLAAGSAVQSAGGSPYAIWLGTLAGTLLLLGSWAILHASIVAPLQRAIKAVHGLAGGDLDLHIDTTAHGDMGLLLQALQQLNVNLRAIIGDVRRNVESMTISTGEIASGNMDLSSRTESQASALEETASSVEQFAATVRQNADSASNADRQAQTASAIAQRGSASVQRMGKTMDEIDAASHKIVDIIGLIDGISFQTNILALNAAVEAARAGEQGRGFAVVASEVRTLAQRSAAAAKDIKSLIDDSRAKVESGNLLVRETAQAMGELGGAVENMAVTMAEITVASNEQSGGIEQLNQAVNAIDETTQQNAALVEQAAAAAENLRDQSIKLSQAVSVFRITYVSAGPTTTAASAPALRRKEGTLALAR from the coding sequence ATGCGCACCAATCTACCTATCACCACCATCGAGCGCTTGCTGGAGGATGGCAAGTCCATCGTTTCCAAGACCGATCTGCAAGGCAACATCACCTACGTCAATCCTTACTTCGTAGAAATCAGCGGCTTCGAAGAAGTCGAACTGATCGGCGCACCGCAGAACATCGTGCGCCATCCCGAGATGCCGCGCGAAGCCTTCGCCGACATGTGGGCCACGCTCAAGGAAGGCCTGCCCTGGAACGGGCTGGTCAAGAACCGCTGCAAGAACGGCGATTATTACTGGGTCCAGGCCAACGTCACGCCGGTGCGCGAGAACGGTCGGGCCGTGGGCTATATGTCGGTGCGCACTCGCCCTTCGCGCGAGCAGGTACAGGCGGCCGAGAACGCCTACCGCCGCTTCGTCGCCGGTCAGGCACGCGGCCTGCGCATCCATCGTGGGGCCGTGGCCAGTACCGGCATCATGGGCTGGCTGCAAGGGCTGCGCGACCTGTCGATGGCCAAGCGGCTGGCATGGATGATGAGCATCCTCACGCTGCTGGTCATTACCGGCGGCCTGGCGGCCGGCAGTGCCGTGCAATCGGCCGGGGGCAGCCCTTATGCAATCTGGCTGGGCACCCTGGCGGGCACACTCTTGCTGCTGGGCTCGTGGGCCATCCTGCACGCCAGCATCGTAGCGCCGCTGCAACGGGCCATCAAGGCCGTGCATGGCCTGGCCGGCGGTGACCTCGACCTGCACATCGACACCACGGCCCACGGCGACATGGGCCTGCTGCTGCAGGCGTTGCAGCAACTGAACGTGAACCTGCGCGCCATCATCGGCGACGTGCGCCGCAACGTCGAATCGATGACCATTTCCACCGGCGAGATCGCCAGTGGCAATATGGATCTCTCCAGCCGCACCGAATCGCAAGCGTCGGCGCTGGAAGAAACTGCCTCCAGCGTCGAACAGTTCGCCGCCACCGTGCGCCAAAACGCCGACTCGGCCAGCAATGCCGACCGCCAGGCGCAGACCGCCTCGGCCATCGCCCAGCGCGGCAGCGCCTCGGTGCAACGCATGGGCAAGACCATGGATGAGATCGACGCCGCCTCGCACAAGATCGTGGACATCATCGGTCTGATCGATGGCATCTCGTTCCAGACCAACATCCTGGCCCTCAACGCCGCCGTGGAAGCAGCGCGCGCCGGCGAACAAGGCCGCGGCTTTGCCGTAGTGGCCTCCGAAGTGCGTACCCTGGCCCAGCGCTCGGCAGCGGCCGCCAAGGACATCAAGAGCCTCATCGATGACTCGCGCGCCAAGGTCGAAAGCGGCAACCTGCTGGTGCGCGAAACCGCGCAAGCCATGGGTGAACTGGGCGGTGCCGTGGAAAACATGGCGGTGACCATGGCCGAGATCACGGTGGCCAGCAACGAGCAGAGCGGCGGCATCGAACAATTGAACCAGGCCGTCAACGCCATCGATGAAACCACGCAGCAGAACGCAGCCTTGGTGGAACAGGCCGCAGCGGCTGCCGAAAACCTGCGCGACCAGTCTATCAAGCTGAGTCAGGCCGTGTCAGTTTTCAGGATCACCTATGTCAGTGCCGGCCCGACCACCACCGCAGCAAGCGCACCGGCACTGCGCCGCAAGGAAGGTACGCTGGCGTTGGCGCGATAA
- a CDS encoding nucleotide pyrophosphohydrolase — protein sequence MTPQTSDLPPSSALTSDLHQLRDIIRRFSSERDWLRFHTPKNLVMALSVEVAELMEHFQWLPTGADHELDDAARQGIRHEMADVLVYLIQLADHIGVDLHEAVLEKMELNGRKYPVELARGNARKYSDLAPAPRPDAQQG from the coding sequence ATGACTCCTCAGACCTCTGATCTCCCTCCCTCATCCGCACTCACGTCCGACCTGCATCAATTGCGCGACATCATCCGCCGCTTCTCCAGCGAACGCGACTGGCTACGTTTTCATACGCCCAAGAATCTGGTCATGGCCTTGTCGGTGGAGGTGGCCGAGCTGATGGAGCATTTCCAGTGGCTGCCTACCGGCGCCGACCATGAGCTGGACGACGCCGCCCGCCAAGGCATCCGCCATGAGATGGCCGATGTGCTGGTTTACCTGATCCAGCTGGCCGACCATATCGGCGTGGACCTGCATGAGGCGGTGCTGGAAAAGATGGAACTCAATGGTCGCAAGTACCCGGTCGAACTGGCCCGCGGCAATGCGCGCAAGTACAGCGACCTGGCCCCGGCGCCGCGACCGGACGCACAGCAAGGCTGA
- a CDS encoding YggS family pyridoxal phosphate-dependent enzyme, translated as MPVPPDAPSDHTPTHTRHDMHGRWPQATTVEDFRHNLAATQQRIVAACARVGRDPASVRLLPVSKTKSQAAIRLAYAAGCRMLGENKPQEAWQKWQALQDLPDLQWSVIGHLQTNKAKLVARFASEFQALDSLRLAEVLERRLQIEGRGLDVLVQVNTSGEASKYGLEPDQVAPFLCQLRAFPALRLRGLMTLAVLSAEPERVRPCFARLRQLRERLRQELPDGALLQDLSMGMSGDAEIAIEEGATVVRVGQAIFGARDVPDSHYWPTTPAAA; from the coding sequence ATGCCTGTTCCCCCTGACGCCCCATCCGACCACACCCCTACCCACACCCGCCATGACATGCACGGCCGCTGGCCGCAGGCGACAACCGTCGAGGATTTCCGGCACAACCTGGCGGCCACGCAGCAGCGCATTGTCGCTGCCTGTGCGCGTGTGGGGCGCGACCCGGCCAGCGTGCGTCTGCTGCCGGTCAGCAAGACCAAATCGCAGGCCGCCATCCGCCTGGCCTATGCCGCCGGATGCCGCATGTTGGGTGAGAACAAGCCGCAGGAAGCCTGGCAGAAATGGCAGGCACTCCAGGATCTGCCGGATCTGCAATGGTCCGTCATCGGCCACCTGCAGACCAACAAGGCCAAGCTGGTGGCCCGCTTTGCCAGCGAGTTCCAGGCCCTGGACAGCCTGCGTTTGGCCGAGGTGCTGGAGCGGCGCCTGCAGATCGAGGGACGGGGACTGGATGTGCTGGTGCAGGTCAACACCTCCGGCGAGGCCAGCAAATATGGCCTGGAGCCGGATCAGGTGGCGCCTTTCCTGTGCCAATTGCGGGCCTTTCCGGCGCTGCGACTGCGTGGCTTGATGACGCTGGCGGTCTTGTCGGCCGAGCCGGAAAGGGTCAGGCCCTGCTTTGCGCGCTTGCGCCAGTTGCGGGAACGATTGCGCCAGGAGTTGCCCGATGGCGCCTTGCTCCAGGATTTGTCCATGGGCATGTCGGGCGATGCCGAGATCGCCATCGAGGAAGGCGCCACGGTGGTGCGGGTGGGGCAGGCCATCTTCGGCGCGCGTGACGTGCCGGACTCACATTATTGGCCGACTACCCCCGCAGCCGCCTGA
- a CDS encoding VOC family protein — protein MQTQVNWFEIATRDLQRATRFYEAVFATTLRQEQFSDEGPMAIFVRDDGQSIGCLTGPGWLEPTRQGTLIYLDAGPSIQAVLDRVKTAGGEVTMERFQLPNDIGYIAQFIDSEGNRLALHAMN, from the coding sequence ATGCAAACCCAAGTCAACTGGTTCGAGATCGCCACCCGTGATCTGCAACGCGCCACCCGTTTCTATGAAGCGGTCTTTGCCACCACACTGCGTCAGGAGCAATTCTCCGACGAAGGTCCGATGGCCATCTTCGTGCGTGACGATGGCCAATCCATCGGTTGCCTGACCGGTCCCGGCTGGCTGGAACCCACGCGCCAGGGCACGCTGATCTACCTGGATGCCGGCCCCAGCATCCAGGCCGTGCTGGACCGGGTCAAGACTGCCGGTGGTGAAGTCACCATGGAGCGCTTCCAGCTCCCCAACGATATCGGGTACATCGCGCAATTCATCGATAGCGAAGGCAATCGTCTGGCCCTCCATGCGATGAACTGA